A region from the Vibrio navarrensis genome encodes:
- a CDS encoding LuxR/HapR/OpaR family quorum-sensing transcriptional regulator, whose protein sequence is MDSIAKRPRTRLSPLKRKQQLMEIALEVFARRGIGRGGHADIAEIAQVSVATVFNYFPTREDLVDEVLNHVVRQFSNFLSDNIDLDIHAQDNLKNITNAMIELVTQDCHWLKVWFEWSASTRDEVWPLFVTTNRTNQLLVQNMFVRAIERGEVCDKHSPEDLANMFLGICYSLFVQANRAKSEAELTKLVNSYLQMLCIYKGES, encoded by the coding sequence ATGGACTCAATAGCAAAGAGACCTCGAACTCGTTTATCTCCACTGAAACGTAAACAACAACTGATGGAAATCGCACTGGAAGTGTTTGCTCGTCGTGGCATCGGCCGCGGTGGTCACGCAGACATCGCCGAGATTGCACAAGTTTCTGTCGCCACCGTATTTAACTATTTTCCGACACGTGAAGATCTGGTTGATGAAGTGCTCAATCATGTCGTGCGTCAGTTTTCAAACTTCCTGTCCGATAACATTGACCTCGACATTCACGCGCAAGATAACCTCAAAAACATCACCAACGCGATGATTGAACTGGTGACTCAAGACTGCCATTGGCTCAAAGTGTGGTTTGAATGGAGCGCATCAACGCGTGATGAAGTATGGCCACTATTTGTCACCACCAACCGCACTAACCAACTGCTGGTACAGAACATGTTTGTTCGCGCCATCGAGCGTGGCGAAGTGTGTGATAAACACAGCCCGGAAGATCTGGCGAATATGTTCCTTGGTATCTGCTACTCACTGTTTGTGCAAGCCAATCGCGCCAAGAGCGAAGCGGAACTGACCAAACTGGTCAACAGCTACCTACAAATGCTTTGTATCTATAAGGGTGAGAGCTAA
- a CDS encoding SulP family inorganic anion transporter, whose product MSRFSDMNVKGDLFGGVTTAIISLPLALAFGVASGAGAEAGLWGAILVGLFAALFGGSTTLISEPTGPMTVIMTAVLTSMVAKYPESGIAMTFTVVMMAGAFQILIGTLKLGKYITLMPYSVISGFMSGIGVILIILQLSPLLGHAAPTGGVMGTLSALPTTLANMKFGELFLGLLTLGILFFFPKQYRKYVPAQLVALVAVTLLSVMLFDSEEIRRIGEIPTGLPSLVVPVLDAELFTTMVIDALVLGTLGCIDTLLTAVIGDSLTRKEHDSDKELRGQGLANMISGLFGALPGAGATMGTVTNIQVGARSPLSGVARALILAMVVLVASSLTAPIPMAVLAGIAVYVGFGILDWSFIQRAHKVSVQGMAIMYGVMLLTVFVDLIAAVGLGVFISNILVIERLSREQAKQVKAISDADDDDVPLTDSERALLDKANSKVLFFYLSGPMIFSVSKAISRQHTSINEYEVMILDLTDVPMIDVTVGLALENAIKDALEAHCEVYLLCPNERTREQLERFHVLDLVPAENTFKFRYEALNAAVKTVEKTSIQLN is encoded by the coding sequence ATGTCACGCTTTTCAGATATGAACGTCAAAGGAGACCTGTTTGGTGGGGTCACCACGGCGATTATCTCTCTGCCGCTGGCTCTGGCGTTTGGGGTGGCTTCTGGTGCGGGAGCGGAAGCGGGTCTGTGGGGCGCCATTTTGGTCGGCTTGTTTGCCGCGCTGTTTGGTGGCTCGACCACGCTTATTTCTGAGCCGACCGGACCGATGACGGTGATCATGACCGCAGTGCTGACCAGCATGGTGGCCAAGTATCCGGAATCTGGCATAGCCATGACTTTTACTGTGGTCATGATGGCAGGCGCGTTTCAAATACTCATCGGGACGCTCAAGCTGGGAAAATACATCACTCTGATGCCATATAGCGTGATCTCTGGCTTTATGTCGGGAATTGGCGTCATCTTGATTATTCTGCAACTGTCGCCACTACTCGGTCATGCTGCGCCAACTGGTGGTGTGATGGGCACACTGTCGGCCTTGCCCACGACACTGGCTAATATGAAGTTTGGCGAGCTTTTTCTTGGCTTGCTGACTTTGGGCATCCTGTTTTTCTTTCCCAAACAATACCGTAAGTACGTGCCTGCACAATTGGTGGCGCTGGTGGCGGTGACGCTGCTCTCTGTGATGCTGTTTGATAGCGAAGAGATTCGTCGTATTGGCGAGATTCCCACGGGGTTGCCATCGCTGGTGGTGCCAGTACTGGACGCAGAGCTCTTTACCACTATGGTGATTGATGCGCTAGTACTCGGGACTTTGGGTTGCATTGATACCTTACTCACCGCGGTCATTGGTGATTCGTTGACGCGTAAAGAGCATGACTCAGACAAAGAACTTCGCGGCCAAGGCTTGGCCAACATGATCTCTGGGCTGTTCGGCGCGCTGCCCGGTGCTGGTGCGACCATGGGCACGGTGACGAACATTCAGGTGGGGGCACGCTCACCGCTTTCCGGTGTGGCAAGGGCGCTGATTTTAGCGATGGTGGTATTGGTGGCGAGCAGCCTGACCGCTCCGATTCCGATGGCGGTGCTTGCTGGGATAGCGGTCTATGTCGGTTTTGGCATTCTCGATTGGAGTTTTATCCAGCGCGCGCACAAAGTCAGCGTGCAGGGGATGGCAATCATGTACGGCGTGATGCTCCTGACTGTGTTTGTCGATTTGATAGCGGCGGTCGGACTGGGTGTGTTTATCTCCAATATCCTAGTGATTGAGCGCTTAAGCCGCGAGCAAGCCAAACAAGTGAAAGCGATCAGTGATGCCGATGACGATGATGTGCCACTGACTGACAGTGAACGTGCGCTGTTGGATAAAGCCAATAGTAAAGTACTGTTTTTCTACCTTTCAGGGCCGATGATTTTCAGCGTATCGAAAGCGATTTCCCGCCAACATACCAGCATCAATGAGTATGAAGTGATGATTTTGGATTTGACCGATGTACCTATGATTGACGTGACGGTGGGATTAGCGCTGGAAAACGCGATCAAAGATGCGCTGGAGGCACACTGTGAGGTCTATTTACTCTGTCCAAACGAGCGTACTCGCGAGCAATTAGAAAGGTTCCATGTGCTCGATTTAGTGCCCGCAGAGAATACCTTCAAATTCCGCTACGAAGCCTTGAATGCAGCGGTAAAAACCGTTGAGAAAACGTCGATTCAATTGAATTAA
- the aceF gene encoding pyruvate dehydrogenase complex dihydrolipoyllysine-residue acetyltransferase codes for MAIEIYVPDIGADEVEVTEILVSVGDKVEEEQSLITVEGDKASMEVPASQAGIVKEIKVVAGDKVTTGSLIMLFETVAEAEGAAAAAPAPAAEAAPVAAAPAAATELKEVNVPDIGGDEVEVTEIMVAVGDTVSEEQSLITVEGDKASMEVPAPFAGTVKEIKIASGDKVTTGSLIMVFEVAGSGAPAAAAPAQAAAPAAAPAVAADKEVNVPDIGGDEVEVTEIMVAVGDMVSEEQSLITVEGDKASMEVPAPFAGKVKEIKVAAGDKVSTGSLIMVFEVAGTPVAGAAPVASAAPAQAAAPAAAPKAEAAKPAAAPAATEFEENNDYAHASPVVRRLAREFGVNLSKVKGSGRKSRILKEDVQNYVKEALKRLESGAASAASGKGDGAALGLLPWPKVDFSKFGETEIQPLSRIKKISGANLHRNWVMIPHVTQWDNADITELEAFRKEQNAIEAKKDSGMKITPLVFIMKAAAKALEAFPAFNSSLSEDGESLILKKYVNIGIAVDTPNGLVVPVFKDVNKKGIYELSEELAVVSKKARAGKLTAADMQGGCFTISSLGGIGGTAFTPIVNAPEVGILGVSKSEIKPVWNGKEFAPRLQLPLSLSYDHRVIDGAEGARFITYLNECLSDIRRLVL; via the coding sequence ATGGCTATCGAAATTTACGTACCAGATATCGGTGCAGACGAGGTTGAAGTTACTGAGATTCTTGTAAGCGTAGGCGACAAGGTTGAAGAAGAACAATCTCTGATTACTGTTGAAGGCGACAAAGCTTCTATGGAAGTTCCAGCGTCTCAGGCAGGTATTGTTAAAGAAATCAAAGTAGTGGCTGGCGACAAAGTAACGACTGGCTCACTGATTATGCTATTTGAAACAGTAGCTGAAGCGGAGGGTGCAGCAGCGGCTGCACCAGCTCCTGCGGCCGAAGCTGCACCAGTTGCAGCAGCACCAGCAGCAGCGACTGAACTGAAAGAAGTCAACGTACCGGACATCGGTGGCGATGAAGTTGAAGTGACTGAAATCATGGTTGCTGTGGGTGACACAGTGTCTGAAGAGCAGTCTCTGATCACTGTTGAAGGCGACAAAGCTTCAATGGAAGTTCCAGCGCCATTCGCGGGTACCGTTAAAGAGATCAAGATCGCGTCGGGTGACAAAGTGACCACTGGCTCACTGATCATGGTCTTCGAAGTGGCAGGTTCTGGCGCTCCAGCAGCGGCAGCTCCAGCTCAGGCAGCGGCTCCAGCAGCAGCGCCAGCGGTGGCAGCAGACAAAGAAGTCAACGTTCCAGATATTGGCGGTGATGAAGTTGAAGTGACTGAAATCATGGTCGCGGTTGGCGACATGGTGAGCGAAGAGCAATCTCTGATCACTGTGGAAGGCGACAAAGCGTCGATGGAAGTCCCAGCACCATTCGCGGGTAAAGTGAAAGAGATCAAAGTCGCGGCTGGCGATAAAGTATCAACTGGCTCATTGATCATGGTGTTTGAAGTGGCAGGCACTCCGGTTGCGGGCGCAGCGCCAGTTGCATCTGCGGCACCAGCTCAGGCAGCAGCTCCAGCAGCAGCACCGAAAGCTGAAGCAGCAAAACCAGCAGCAGCTCCGGCAGCAACTGAATTTGAAGAGAACAACGACTACGCTCACGCGTCTCCAGTGGTTCGTCGCCTAGCGCGTGAATTCGGCGTTAATCTGTCTAAAGTGAAAGGTTCAGGCCGTAAGAGCCGCATTCTGAAAGAAGACGTTCAGAACTACGTGAAAGAAGCGCTGAAACGTCTGGAGTCAGGCGCAGCATCAGCCGCATCTGGTAAAGGCGACGGCGCGGCACTAGGTCTGCTACCTTGGCCAAAAGTGGACTTCAGCAAGTTCGGTGAAACTGAAATTCAGCCACTGTCTCGCATTAAGAAGATCTCTGGCGCGAACCTGCACCGTAACTGGGTGATGATCCCGCACGTTACACAGTGGGATAACGCAGACATCACTGAGCTAGAAGCATTCCGCAAAGAGCAGAACGCGATCGAAGCGAAGAAAGATTCAGGCATGAAGATCACGCCACTGGTGTTCATCATGAAAGCTGCGGCGAAAGCGCTGGAAGCGTTCCCTGCGTTCAACTCTTCTCTGTCTGAAGACGGTGAGAGCCTGATCCTGAAGAAATATGTGAACATCGGTATCGCAGTCGATACACCAAACGGTCTGGTTGTTCCTGTATTCAAAGACGTGAACAAGAAAGGTATCTACGAGCTGTCTGAAGAGCTGGCCGTTGTATCGAAGAAAGCACGTGCAGGTAAACTGACGGCGGCAGACATGCAAGGCGGCTGTTTCACCATCTCAAGTCTGGGTGGTATCGGCGGCACGGCATTCACACCAATCGTGAACGCACCAGAAGTGGGTATCCTTGGCGTATCTAAGTCTGAGATCAAGCCAGTGTGGAACGGCAAAGAGTTTGCTCCACGTCTGCAACTTCCTCTGTCTCTGTCTTACGATCACCGTGTGATCGATGGCGCTGAAGGTGCGCGCTTCATTACTTACCTAAACGAGTGTCTGTCTGACATTCGCCGTTTGGTTCTGTAA
- the can gene encoding carbonate dehydratase → MPELKQLFENNAKWSDSIKAERPEYFAKLAQGQNPDFLWIGCADSRVPAERLTGLYSGELFVHRNVANLVVHTDLNCLSVVQYAVDVLKVKHIIVCGHYDCGGVKASIKNPKLGLINNWLLHIRDLYLKHRSYLDFMPEDQRADKLAELNVAEQIYNLGNSTILQNAWERGQEIELHGLVYGIEDGRLEYLGVRCHSSDCVETTYASSLEKILNPEHKLLCR, encoded by the coding sequence ATGCCAGAGTTAAAACAACTATTTGAAAATAATGCAAAGTGGTCAGATTCGATTAAAGCTGAACGGCCTGAATACTTTGCCAAACTTGCCCAAGGACAAAATCCAGACTTTCTCTGGATCGGCTGTGCAGATAGCCGAGTCCCCGCGGAACGACTAACCGGTCTTTACTCTGGCGAGCTGTTCGTTCACCGCAACGTGGCTAACTTGGTGGTGCATACTGACCTCAACTGTTTGTCGGTGGTGCAATATGCGGTGGATGTGCTTAAGGTTAAGCACATCATTGTTTGCGGCCACTACGACTGCGGCGGGGTGAAAGCGAGTATCAAAAATCCGAAACTCGGACTGATTAACAACTGGCTATTGCACATTCGCGATCTCTACTTGAAGCACCGCAGCTACTTAGATTTCATGCCTGAAGATCAGCGAGCGGATAAGTTGGCAGAGCTTAACGTCGCAGAGCAGATCTACAACTTAGGTAACTCGACTATCTTGCAAAATGCATGGGAGCGTGGCCAAGAGATTGAACTTCATGGCCTAGTGTACGGTATTGAGGATGGTCGTTTGGAGTACCTTGGGGTGCGTTGTCACTCCAGCGACTGCGTAGAAACAACCTACGCAAGCTCACTAGAAAAGATCCTCAACCCAGAGCACAAACTGCTGTGTCGTTAA
- a CDS encoding ABC transporter ATP-binding protein, whose translation MYALEIEQLRKTYAGGFEALKGISLNVKKGDFYALLGPNGAGKSTTIGVISSLVNKTSGKVKVFGYDIDRDLELAKQNLGLVPQEFNFNQFETVEQIVMQQAGYYGVSRELAKERAKKYLSKLDLWEKRKERARNLSGGMKRRLMIARALMHEPKLLILDEPTAGVDIELRRSMWEFLQEINQQQGITIILTTHYLEEAEMLCRNIGIINKGELIENTSMKALLAKLDVETFILDLAPGSATPELTGVVSSRCDNDSLEIEIEKTQPLNQVFAQLSAQGIMVMSMRNKANRLEELFVSIVREQAKEK comes from the coding sequence ATGTACGCACTCGAAATAGAACAACTGCGTAAAACCTACGCGGGCGGCTTTGAGGCGCTCAAAGGGATCAGCCTGAATGTGAAAAAAGGCGACTTTTATGCGTTGTTAGGCCCGAATGGGGCGGGGAAATCGACCACGATTGGTGTTATCTCCTCTTTGGTAAATAAAACGTCTGGGAAGGTGAAGGTCTTTGGTTACGACATTGACCGCGATTTAGAGTTAGCCAAACAGAACTTAGGGCTGGTTCCGCAAGAATTTAACTTTAACCAGTTTGAGACGGTGGAACAGATCGTGATGCAGCAAGCTGGTTATTATGGCGTATCACGCGAACTGGCGAAAGAAAGGGCGAAAAAGTACCTATCTAAACTCGATCTGTGGGAAAAACGTAAAGAACGTGCGCGTAATCTTTCTGGCGGGATGAAGCGACGACTGATGATCGCTCGCGCATTGATGCATGAACCCAAGCTGTTGATTTTAGATGAACCAACCGCTGGGGTGGACATCGAATTGCGCCGCTCTATGTGGGAGTTTTTGCAAGAGATTAACCAACAGCAAGGCATTACCATCATTCTCACCACCCACTATCTGGAAGAAGCGGAGATGCTGTGTCGCAATATCGGCATCATCAATAAAGGTGAGCTGATCGAAAACACCAGCATGAAAGCGTTGTTGGCGAAGCTGGATGTGGAGACCTTTATTTTGGATCTGGCTCCGGGTTCGGCGACGCCTGAACTGACTGGCGTGGTGTCATCTCGCTGTGACAACGACTCATTGGAAATTGAGATTGAAAAAACGCAGCCGCTCAATCAGGTCTTCGCTCAGCTCAGCGCGCAGGGGATCATGGTGATGTCGATGCGCAACAAAGCCAATCGCCTCGAAGAGTTGTTCGTGAGTATTGTGCGTGAGCAGGCTAAGGAGAAATAA
- a CDS encoding ABC transporter permease: MYRLYWTAFCSLLTKEINRFTRIWVQTLVPPAITMSLYFIIFGSLIGSRIGQMNGFSYMEYIVPGLIMMSVITNSYSNVASSFFSAKFQRNIEELLVAPVPNYVIILGFVMGGVARGLLVGAMVTAVSLLFVDLQVQHWGIIFATVFLTSVVFALGGLINAVFARTFDDISIIPTFVLTPLTYLGGVFYSIQLLPEFWQGVSQINPIVYMVNAFRYGFLGVSDVGIATSFTVLGGFVLLLYGVAHYLVTRGIGLRS; this comes from the coding sequence ATGTATCGTTTGTATTGGACTGCGTTTTGTAGCTTGCTGACTAAAGAGATCAACCGCTTTACCCGTATTTGGGTGCAGACTTTGGTTCCGCCGGCGATCACCATGAGTTTGTATTTCATTATTTTTGGCAGCCTGATCGGCTCACGTATCGGCCAGATGAACGGCTTTAGCTACATGGAGTATATTGTCCCCGGACTTATCATGATGTCGGTGATCACGAACTCCTACTCCAATGTCGCCTCTTCGTTTTTTAGTGCCAAGTTTCAACGCAACATTGAAGAGTTGTTGGTTGCTCCTGTGCCCAATTACGTGATCATCTTAGGTTTTGTGATGGGGGGCGTAGCGCGAGGCTTACTGGTGGGGGCGATGGTCACCGCAGTTTCGCTGCTGTTTGTCGATCTCCAAGTTCAGCATTGGGGAATCATTTTTGCCACGGTGTTTTTAACTTCGGTGGTGTTTGCTCTTGGCGGGCTGATCAACGCGGTTTTTGCCCGCACCTTTGACGACATTTCGATTATCCCGACCTTTGTTTTGACACCGCTGACCTATCTCGGTGGCGTCTTTTATTCCATTCAGTTGTTGCCGGAGTTTTGGCAAGGGGTGTCGCAAATCAACCCTATCGTCTACATGGTCAACGCTTTCCGTTATGGCTTTTTAGGGGTGTCGGATGTGGGCATCGCCACTTCGTTTACTGTACTCGGCGGTTTCGTTTTGCTGCTATACGGTGTTGCCCATTACCTAGTGACGCGAGGCATTGGTCTGCGTTCATAA
- the hpt gene encoding hypoxanthine phosphoribosyltransferase, protein MKHTVEVMISEQTVQERIRELGKQITAHYQGSEDLVLVGLLRGSFVFMADLARAINLTHQVDFMTASSYGNTMESSRDVRILKDLDDDIKGKDVLIVEDIIDTGNTLSKIKEILSLREPKSIHICTLLDKPTRREVPVDVTWIGFEIPDEFVVGVGIDYAQKYRHLPFIGKVVPQE, encoded by the coding sequence ATGAAACATACAGTAGAAGTAATGATTTCTGAGCAGACTGTTCAGGAACGTATTCGTGAATTAGGCAAGCAGATCACGGCGCATTATCAAGGTAGTGAAGATTTGGTACTGGTTGGCTTGCTGCGCGGCTCTTTCGTATTTATGGCCGATTTAGCACGCGCGATCAACCTGACACACCAAGTCGATTTTATGACGGCATCAAGCTATGGCAACACCATGGAGAGCTCACGTGATGTCCGTATTCTTAAAGACTTAGATGATGACATTAAAGGTAAAGACGTGCTGATCGTAGAAGACATCATCGATACGGGTAACACGCTCAGTAAAATCAAAGAGATCTTATCGCTGCGTGAACCTAAATCCATCCATATTTGTACGCTGCTCGACAAACCGACTCGTCGTGAAGTGCCTGTCGATGTGACTTGGATTGGTTTTGAAATTCCTGATGAGTTTGTTGTGGGTGTCGGCATCGACTACGCACAGAAGTATCGCCACCTACCGTTTATCGGCAAAGTGGTTCCGCAGGAGTAA
- the lpdA gene encoding dihydrolipoyl dehydrogenase, giving the protein MSKEIKAQVVVLGAGPAGYSAAFRCADLGLDTVLIERYNTLGGVCLNVGCIPSKALLHVAKVIEEAKALAEHGIVFGEPQTDIDKIRLWKEKVINQLTGGLGGMAKMRKVNVVNGFGKFTGPNTIEVEGEDGKTVVNFDNAIVAAGSRPIKLPFIPHEDPRIWDSTDALELKEVPGKLLIMGGGIIGLEMGTVYHALGSQIDVVEMFDQVIPAADKDIVKVYTKRISKKFNLMLETKVTAVEAKEDGIYVSMEGKKAPAEAERYDAVLVAIGRVPNGKLLDAEKAGLEVDERGFINVDKQMRTNVPHIFAIGDIVGQPMLAHKGVHEGHVAAEVISGKKHYFDPKVIPSIAYTEPEVAWVGKTEKEAKAEGINYEVATFPWAASGRAIASDCADGMTKLIFDKETHRVIGGAIVGTNGGELLGEIGLAIEMGCDAEDIALTIHAHPTLHESVGLAAEVFEGTITDLPNAKAKKKK; this is encoded by the coding sequence ATGAGCAAAGAAATTAAAGCCCAAGTAGTAGTGCTTGGTGCCGGTCCTGCTGGTTACTCCGCTGCATTCCGCTGTGCAGACTTAGGTCTGGACACTGTTCTTATCGAACGTTACAACACTCTTGGTGGTGTGTGTCTGAACGTGGGTTGTATCCCATCGAAAGCACTACTGCACGTAGCTAAAGTTATCGAAGAAGCTAAAGCGCTGGCTGAGCACGGCATCGTATTTGGCGAACCGCAAACAGACATCGACAAGATCCGTCTGTGGAAAGAAAAAGTAATTAATCAACTGACTGGCGGTCTTGGCGGTATGGCTAAGATGCGTAAAGTGAACGTGGTTAACGGTTTTGGTAAGTTCACTGGCCCTAACACGATTGAAGTGGAAGGCGAAGACGGTAAAACCGTGGTTAACTTCGACAATGCCATCGTTGCAGCGGGTTCTCGCCCAATCAAACTGCCATTTATTCCTCATGAAGACCCACGCATTTGGGACTCAACCGACGCACTTGAGCTGAAAGAAGTCCCAGGAAAACTGCTGATCATGGGCGGTGGTATCATCGGTCTGGAGATGGGTACTGTGTACCACGCTCTGGGTTCTCAAATCGATGTGGTTGAAATGTTCGACCAAGTTATCCCAGCTGCAGATAAAGACATCGTTAAAGTCTACACCAAGCGTATCAGCAAGAAATTCAACCTGATGCTGGAAACCAAAGTAACAGCCGTTGAAGCGAAAGAAGACGGTATCTACGTTTCAATGGAAGGCAAAAAAGCCCCAGCGGAAGCTGAACGTTACGACGCGGTTCTAGTCGCTATCGGCCGTGTACCAAACGGTAAACTGCTGGATGCTGAAAAAGCAGGCTTGGAAGTGGATGAGCGTGGCTTTATCAACGTTGACAAGCAAATGCGCACTAACGTTCCGCACATTTTCGCCATCGGTGACATTGTGGGTCAACCAATGTTGGCGCACAAAGGTGTGCATGAAGGCCACGTTGCGGCAGAAGTGATTTCTGGTAAGAAACACTACTTCGATCCTAAAGTGATTCCTTCAATTGCTTACACTGAGCCAGAAGTGGCATGGGTTGGTAAGACAGAGAAAGAAGCGAAAGCAGAAGGTATTAACTACGAAGTAGCCACCTTCCCGTGGGCTGCCTCAGGCCGAGCAATCGCCTCTGACTGTGCTGATGGTATGACTAAGCTGATCTTTGATAAAGAGACTCACCGCGTTATCGGTGGTGCTATCGTGGGTACTAACGGTGGCGAACTACTGGGCGAAATCGGCCTTGCTATCGAGATGGGCTGTGATGCAGAAGACATCGCTCTGACCATCCACGCTCACCCAACTCTGCACGAGTCTGTGGGTCTGGCTGCTGAAGTGTTTGAAGGCACTATCACTGACCTGCCAAATGCCAAAGCGAAAAAGAAAAAGTAA